From the Oryza glaberrima chromosome 5, OglaRS2, whole genome shotgun sequence genome, one window contains:
- the LOC127774406 gene encoding glucan endo-1,3-beta-glucosidase 8-like: MAAAAAAVGVVALLLLLPLAASAYGDGLGRAAVGVNWGTMTSHPILPCEVVRMLAANGVARVKMFDADPWTAAPLAHTGIQVMLAVPNDQLARLAGDPRRAYRWAEQNVSAYLEAGVDVRYVAVGNEPFLKSYNGSLINVTFPALKNMQRALDKLGLGDHVKAVVPLNADVYNSPENKPVPSAGSFRKDINALMVDIVNFLNMNNAPFVVNIYPFLSLYQNPNFPLNFSFFDGGSKPVYDKGMVYTNVFDANFDTLVWSLRKAGVPDMKIIVGEVGWPTDGDKHANVRYAQKFYDGFLKKMVRNIGTPLRPGWMEVYLFALIDENQKSVLPGRFERHWGLLTYDGKPKFSMDLSGDGLDNLVGVEVEYLPAQWCVFNKDAKDKYKDLPAAVNYACSNADCTPLGYGSSCNNLSHDGNISYAFNIYFQTMDQDVRACSFEGLAKITTINASQGGCLFPVQILSASERVVPLRFLPTSFLILLMVVSILT, encoded by the exons atggcggccgccgcggcggcggtcggcgtcgTCGCCTTGCTGTTGTTGCTGCCGCTCGCCGCGTCGGCGTACGGCGACGGGCTGGGCCGCGCGGCCGTGGGGGTCAACTGGGGCACGATGACGTCCCACCCCATACTCCCGTGCGAGGTGGTGCGGATGCTGGCGGCCAACGGCGTCGCCCGGGTGAAGATGTTCGACGCCGACCCCTGGAcggccgcgccgctcgcccacACCGGCATCCAGGTCATGCTCGCCGTCCCCAACGACCAGCTcgcgcgcctcgccggcgacccgcGCCGCGCCTACCGCTGGGCCGAGCAGAACGTCTCCGCCTACCTCGAGGCCGGCGTCGACGTCAG GTATGTGGCTGTTGGCAATGAGCCTTTTCTAAAGAGCTACAATGGCAGCCTAATCAATGTAACCTTTCCTGCGCTCAAGAACATGCAAAGAGCTCTAGACAAACTTGGTTTAGGTGATCATGTAAAGGCAGTTGTCCCACTCAATGCTGATGTCTACAACTCCCCTGAGAATAAACCAGTGCCATCAGCTGGGAGCTTCCGCAAGGATATCAATGCCCTCATGGTTGACATTGTCAATTTCCTCAATATGAATAATGCACCCTTTGTTGTTAACATCTACCCATTTCTCAGCCTATACCAGAATCCAAACTTCCCACTCAATTTTTCCTTCTTTGATGGTGGTAGCAAGCCAGTTTATGACAAAGGTATGGTCTACACCAATGTGTTTGATGCCAACTTTGACACCCTTGTTTGGTCACTAAGGAAGGCTGGTGTGCCTGACATGAAAATCATTGTTGGTGAGGTTGGTTGGCCAACTGATGGTGataaacacgcaaatgtgagaTATGCACAGAAGTTCTATGATGGTTTTCTGAAGAAGATGGTCAGAAACATTGGGACACCTCTCAGACCTGGTTGGATGGAAGTTTACCTATTTGCACTGATTGATGAGAACCAGAAGAGTGTACTGCCTGGGCGCTTTGAACGTCACTGGGGACTACTCACATATGATGGAAAACCAAAGTTCTCTATGGATCTCAGTGGAGATGGCCTAGACAATCTGGTTGGAGTTGAAGTGGAATATTTGCCAGCACAGTGGTGTGTTTTCAACAAGGATGCAAAGGATAAGTACAAAGACTTGCCAGCCGCTGTAAACTACGCATGCTCAAATGCAGATTGTACACCACTGGGCTATGGATCCTCCTGCAATAATCTTAGCCATGACGGCAACATATCATATGCATTCAACATCTATTTCCAAACAATGGACCAGGATGTTAGGGCATGCTCTTTTGAAGGCCTCGCAAAGATCACAACGATAAACGCATCGCAGGGAGGATGTTTATTTCCAGTGCAGATTCTAAGTGCTTCAGAAAGGGTTGTGCCACTGAGATTTTTGCCTACATCCTTCTTGATTCTCCTAATGGTTGTGTCCATTCTTACATAG
- the LOC127775121 gene encoding uncharacterized protein LOC127775121 isoform X3: protein MGSVERITSMPRRQVQARDGSVASLAKRTGSPCQQEDDYEGAKTMTNPWTFLPEDIWYHIHSLLPLKDAARTACVSRTFLRSWRYRPNLVFTDAKLGLSGLSESDEVTKELNEKVDLIMKNHSGIGLRTFGLEYYNLVDASYLDRWLQIAVTPAIEELILMFFPEIKAKYYDFPFSLLFDRGGNSIKHLRLSYCAFRPTTSLNFLQRLHLFEVRITGDELGCLLSNSFALEQLKLTHCKELNYLKIPCVLQRLSKLTVFGCTTLQVIEIKAPNLSTFDYDGNLAGLSDGGLLPVKNLHLSSFYQHHTIQYTCAKLPSVAPTIETLTIFSESEVSQTRMKHHVISEDSSYLRQMPGHRHVNLKNVKIIGFCSAKSMVELTCHIIENATSLECLTLDTICDDYENPDRLSVHEIGECSPICRQMIMEAKNALLAIERYIVGKVPSTVRLDVLKPCSWCHAIEV, encoded by the exons ATGGGGTCGGTGGAGCGGATCACGTCCATGCCTCGGCGGCAGGTCCAAGCCCGTG ATGGGTCGGTTGCTTCATTGGCTAAACGAACGGGCTCACCCTGCCAACAGGAAGATGATTATGAAGGTGCCAAAACTATGACAAATCCATGGACCTTCCTTCCAGAG GACATCTGGTATCATATACACTCCTTATTGCCACTAAAAGATGCCGCTCGTACTGCATGCGTGTCTCGCACATTTCTACGTTCATGGAGATACCGCCCCAACCTTGTCTTTACTGATGCAAAACTGGGGCTGAGTGGCTTGTCGGAAAGTGATGAAGTAACCAAGGAACTCAACGAAAAAGTTGACCTCATTATGAAAAACCACTCAGGCATTGGCTTGAGGACATTCGGGCTCGAATATTATAATTTGGTCGATGCCTCTTATCTTGACCGTTGGCTCCAGATTGCTGTTACACCAGCAATAGAAGAACTCATCCTTATGTTTTTTCCAGAGATAAAGGCAAAGTACTACGACTTCCCATTCTCACTTTTATTTGATAGGGGTGGAAACTCGATTAAGCATCTTCGCCTCAGCTACTGTGCCTTCCGTCCTACCACTAGTCTTAATTTCTTGCAAAGACTGCATCTGTTTGAAGTGCGTATTACTGGGGATGAATTGGGGTGCCTTCTTTCCAACTCTTTTGCTTTAGAGCAGTTGAAACTCACACATTGTAAAGAGCTCAATTACCTCAAGATACCTTGCGTGCTACAGAGGCTCAGCAAGCTGACAGTGTTTGGATGCACAACATTGCAAGTGATTGAAATTAAAGCTCCAAACCTTTCAACCTTTGATTATGATGGTAATTTAGCAGGACTATCAGATGGAGGTTTACTGCCAGTGAAGAACCTACACTTATCTTCCTTTTATCAGCATCATACTATTCAATACACATGTGCCAAGCTTCCATCTGTTGCGCCGACTATCGAAACTCTCACCATATTTTCAGAAAGCGAG GTATCACAGACTCGTATGAAGCATCACGTGATTTCTGAAGATTCCTCATATCTGAGGCAGATGCCAGGACACCGCCATGTCAACCTCAAGAATGTGAAGATCATTGGGTTTTGCTCTGCAAAGAGCATGGTAGAGCTGACTTGCCATATTATTGAGAATGCAACATCACTAGAATGCCTTACTCTAGACACAATATGTGATGATTATGAAAATCCTGATAGGCTATCTGTTCACGAAATTGGTGAGTGCAGCCCCATATGTAGGCAAATGATCATGGAGGCCAAAAACGCGCTCTTGGCTATCGAAAGATACATTGTGGGGAAAGTCCCCTCTACAGTCAGGTTAGATGTTCTGAAGCCCTGCAGCTGGTGCCATGCCATTGAAGTTTAG
- the LOC127775121 gene encoding uncharacterized protein LOC127775121 isoform X2, whose translation MGSVERITSMPRRQVQAHGSVASLAKRTGSPCQQEDDYEGAKTMTNPWTFLPEDIWYHIHSLLPLKDAARTACVSRTFLRSWRYRPNLVFTDAKLGLSGLSESDEVTKELNEKVDLIMKNHSGIGLRTFGLEYYNLVDASYLDRWLQIAVTPAIEELILMFFPEIKAKYYDFPFSLLFDRGGNSIKHLRLSYCAFRPTTSLNFLQRLHLFEVRITGDELGCLLSNSFALEQLKLTHCKELNYLKIPCVLQRLSKLTVFGCTTLQVIEIKAPNLSTFDYDGNLAGLSDGGLLPVKNLHLSSFYQHHTIQYTCAKLPSVAPTIETLTIFSESERFNTQISPVRFLHLKCLTISLNIYRGGFSPSNDYLSLAYFLDASPVLEIFTLTVSQTRMKHHVISEDSSYLRQMPGHRHVNLKNVKIIGFCSAKSMVELTCHIIENATSLECLTLDTICDDYENPDRLSVHEIGECSPICRQMIMEAKNALLAIERYIVGKVPSTVRLDVLKPCSWCHAIEV comes from the exons ATGGGGTCGGTGGAGCGGATCACGTCCATGCCTCGGCGGCAGGTCCAAGCCC ATGGGTCGGTTGCTTCATTGGCTAAACGAACGGGCTCACCCTGCCAACAGGAAGATGATTATGAAGGTGCCAAAACTATGACAAATCCATGGACCTTCCTTCCAGAG GACATCTGGTATCATATACACTCCTTATTGCCACTAAAAGATGCCGCTCGTACTGCATGCGTGTCTCGCACATTTCTACGTTCATGGAGATACCGCCCCAACCTTGTCTTTACTGATGCAAAACTGGGGCTGAGTGGCTTGTCGGAAAGTGATGAAGTAACCAAGGAACTCAACGAAAAAGTTGACCTCATTATGAAAAACCACTCAGGCATTGGCTTGAGGACATTCGGGCTCGAATATTATAATTTGGTCGATGCCTCTTATCTTGACCGTTGGCTCCAGATTGCTGTTACACCAGCAATAGAAGAACTCATCCTTATGTTTTTTCCAGAGATAAAGGCAAAGTACTACGACTTCCCATTCTCACTTTTATTTGATAGGGGTGGAAACTCGATTAAGCATCTTCGCCTCAGCTACTGTGCCTTCCGTCCTACCACTAGTCTTAATTTCTTGCAAAGACTGCATCTGTTTGAAGTGCGTATTACTGGGGATGAATTGGGGTGCCTTCTTTCCAACTCTTTTGCTTTAGAGCAGTTGAAACTCACACATTGTAAAGAGCTCAATTACCTCAAGATACCTTGCGTGCTACAGAGGCTCAGCAAGCTGACAGTGTTTGGATGCACAACATTGCAAGTGATTGAAATTAAAGCTCCAAACCTTTCAACCTTTGATTATGATGGTAATTTAGCAGGACTATCAGATGGAGGTTTACTGCCAGTGAAGAACCTACACTTATCTTCCTTTTATCAGCATCATACTATTCAATACACATGTGCCAAGCTTCCATCTGTTGCGCCGACTATCGAAACTCTCACCATATTTTCAGAAAGCGAG AGGTTCAATACACAAATTTCACCAGTCAGATTCCTTCATCTCAAGTGCTTGACGATTTCTCTTAACATATACCGTGGGGGCTTTTCCCCATCAAATGATTATCTTTCTCTAGCTTATTTTCTTGATGCGTCTCCTGTCTTGGAGATTTTCACTTTGACC GTATCACAGACTCGTATGAAGCATCACGTGATTTCTGAAGATTCCTCATATCTGAGGCAGATGCCAGGACACCGCCATGTCAACCTCAAGAATGTGAAGATCATTGGGTTTTGCTCTGCAAAGAGCATGGTAGAGCTGACTTGCCATATTATTGAGAATGCAACATCACTAGAATGCCTTACTCTAGACACAATATGTGATGATTATGAAAATCCTGATAGGCTATCTGTTCACGAAATTGGTGAGTGCAGCCCCATATGTAGGCAAATGATCATGGAGGCCAAAAACGCGCTCTTGGCTATCGAAAGATACATTGTGGGGAAAGTCCCCTCTACAGTCAGGTTAGATGTTCTGAAGCCCTGCAGCTGGTGCCATGCCATTGAAGTTTAG
- the LOC127775121 gene encoding uncharacterized protein LOC127775121 isoform X1: protein MGSVERITSMPRRQVQARDGSVASLAKRTGSPCQQEDDYEGAKTMTNPWTFLPEDIWYHIHSLLPLKDAARTACVSRTFLRSWRYRPNLVFTDAKLGLSGLSESDEVTKELNEKVDLIMKNHSGIGLRTFGLEYYNLVDASYLDRWLQIAVTPAIEELILMFFPEIKAKYYDFPFSLLFDRGGNSIKHLRLSYCAFRPTTSLNFLQRLHLFEVRITGDELGCLLSNSFALEQLKLTHCKELNYLKIPCVLQRLSKLTVFGCTTLQVIEIKAPNLSTFDYDGNLAGLSDGGLLPVKNLHLSSFYQHHTIQYTCAKLPSVAPTIETLTIFSESERFNTQISPVRFLHLKCLTISLNIYRGGFSPSNDYLSLAYFLDASPVLEIFTLTVSQTRMKHHVISEDSSYLRQMPGHRHVNLKNVKIIGFCSAKSMVELTCHIIENATSLECLTLDTICDDYENPDRLSVHEIGECSPICRQMIMEAKNALLAIERYIVGKVPSTVRLDVLKPCSWCHAIEV from the exons ATGGGGTCGGTGGAGCGGATCACGTCCATGCCTCGGCGGCAGGTCCAAGCCCGTG ATGGGTCGGTTGCTTCATTGGCTAAACGAACGGGCTCACCCTGCCAACAGGAAGATGATTATGAAGGTGCCAAAACTATGACAAATCCATGGACCTTCCTTCCAGAG GACATCTGGTATCATATACACTCCTTATTGCCACTAAAAGATGCCGCTCGTACTGCATGCGTGTCTCGCACATTTCTACGTTCATGGAGATACCGCCCCAACCTTGTCTTTACTGATGCAAAACTGGGGCTGAGTGGCTTGTCGGAAAGTGATGAAGTAACCAAGGAACTCAACGAAAAAGTTGACCTCATTATGAAAAACCACTCAGGCATTGGCTTGAGGACATTCGGGCTCGAATATTATAATTTGGTCGATGCCTCTTATCTTGACCGTTGGCTCCAGATTGCTGTTACACCAGCAATAGAAGAACTCATCCTTATGTTTTTTCCAGAGATAAAGGCAAAGTACTACGACTTCCCATTCTCACTTTTATTTGATAGGGGTGGAAACTCGATTAAGCATCTTCGCCTCAGCTACTGTGCCTTCCGTCCTACCACTAGTCTTAATTTCTTGCAAAGACTGCATCTGTTTGAAGTGCGTATTACTGGGGATGAATTGGGGTGCCTTCTTTCCAACTCTTTTGCTTTAGAGCAGTTGAAACTCACACATTGTAAAGAGCTCAATTACCTCAAGATACCTTGCGTGCTACAGAGGCTCAGCAAGCTGACAGTGTTTGGATGCACAACATTGCAAGTGATTGAAATTAAAGCTCCAAACCTTTCAACCTTTGATTATGATGGTAATTTAGCAGGACTATCAGATGGAGGTTTACTGCCAGTGAAGAACCTACACTTATCTTCCTTTTATCAGCATCATACTATTCAATACACATGTGCCAAGCTTCCATCTGTTGCGCCGACTATCGAAACTCTCACCATATTTTCAGAAAGCGAG AGGTTCAATACACAAATTTCACCAGTCAGATTCCTTCATCTCAAGTGCTTGACGATTTCTCTTAACATATACCGTGGGGGCTTTTCCCCATCAAATGATTATCTTTCTCTAGCTTATTTTCTTGATGCGTCTCCTGTCTTGGAGATTTTCACTTTGACC GTATCACAGACTCGTATGAAGCATCACGTGATTTCTGAAGATTCCTCATATCTGAGGCAGATGCCAGGACACCGCCATGTCAACCTCAAGAATGTGAAGATCATTGGGTTTTGCTCTGCAAAGAGCATGGTAGAGCTGACTTGCCATATTATTGAGAATGCAACATCACTAGAATGCCTTACTCTAGACACAATATGTGATGATTATGAAAATCCTGATAGGCTATCTGTTCACGAAATTGGTGAGTGCAGCCCCATATGTAGGCAAATGATCATGGAGGCCAAAAACGCGCTCTTGGCTATCGAAAGATACATTGTGGGGAAAGTCCCCTCTACAGTCAGGTTAGATGTTCTGAAGCCCTGCAGCTGGTGCCATGCCATTGAAGTTTAG
- the LOC127774086 gene encoding probable choline kinase 2, whose translation MVASETSQKAAAAGSSIPEGARRLLHELAAGWGDVADCRALEVVPLRGAMTNEVYQARWPPAAEAAGRRVLVRVYGEGVEVFFDREAEVRTFESMSRHGHGPRLLGRFPNGRVEEFIHARTLSAVDLRDPEISAIIASKLREFHNLDMPGPKSVLIWDRLRNWLKTAKNLCPSDEAKEFCLDSMENEITALENELSEDYQCVGFCHNDLQYGNIMIDEETKLLTIIDYEYASFGPVAYDIANHFCEMAADYHSEKPHILDYTKYPDTDEQKQFVQSYLSSSGEEPDAEKVNNLIKSIEKYTLASHLIWGLWGIISEHVNDIDFDYMGYARQRFEQYWLKKPAILTCQVVE comes from the exons ATGGTGGCGAGCGAGACGAGccagaaggcggcggcggcggggagcagcaTCCCGGagggggcgcggcggctgctgcaCGAGCTGGCGGCGGGGTGGGGCGACGTGGCGGACTGCCGGGCGCTGGAGGTGGTGCCGCTCAGGGGGGCCATGACCAACGAGGTCTACCaggcgcggtggccgccggcggcggaggcggcggggaggagggtgCTGGTGAGGGTGTACGGCGAGGGCGTGGAGGTGTTCTTCGACCGGGAGGCCGAGGTGCGCACGTTCGAGTCCATGTCGCGGCACGGCCACGGCCCGCGCCTCCTCGGCCGCTTCCCCAACGGCCGCGTCGAGGAGTTCATCCACGCCAGG ACACTCTCAGCTGTTGATCTGCGTGATCCAGAGATTTCAGCCATTATAGCCTCAAAGCTGAGGGAATTCCACAACCTTGATATGCCTGGTCCAAAATCTGTACTCATTTGGGACAGACTAAG GAACTGGCTCAAAACTGCCAAGAATTTGTGCCCCTCTGACGAAGCCAAAGAGTTCTGCTTGGATAGCATGGAGAACGAGATCACTGCGTTGGAAAATGAGCTTTCAGAGGATTACCAGTGCGTAGGATTTTGCCACAACGATCTCCAGTATGGAAACATCATGATTGATGAAGAGACCAAATTGCTGACCATCATT GACTATGAGTATGCAAGTTTTGGTCCAGTTGCTTATGACATTGCAAACCATTTCTGCGAGATGGCTGCAGACTACCATTCAGAAAAGCCACACATACTGGACTACACTAAATATCCAG ATACTGATGAGCAGAAGCAATTTGTGCAGAGCTACCTGAGCTCTTCAG GCGAGGAACCTGACGCAGAGAAGGTCAATAATCTGATAAAAAGTATCGAGAAGTACACCTTGGCAAGCCATCTCATTTGGGGCCTCTGGGGAATAATTTCG GAGCATGTCAACGATATTGACTTCGACTACATGGGGTATGCGAGGCAGAGGTTCGAGCAGTACTGGCTCAAGAAGCCTGCAATCCTAACATGTCAGGTCGTTGAATAA
- the LOC127773709 gene encoding tRNA(His) guanylyltransferase 2-like, which yields MANSEYEYVKREFELDSLLPPSNWIVVRIDGCHFHRFSKIHTFEKPNDERALRLMNACATSMLKKFPDIVFAYGVSDEYSFVFREETEFYQRRESKILSLCVSYFTSVYVMKWKDFFPNKELKEPPYFDGRVVCYPNLKTIRDYLAWRQVDCHINNQYNTCFWSLVKSGKTEKEAQQALKGTFSKYKNELLSQQFQINYDDEPAIFRKGSCVYRDKVETMVKTDRCGNPIKRTRLVITNANVDIIGPEFWEKHPYILREEKCRYENVKKFDINHRLPPCNWTVVRIDICKFEQFSLIHSFDKPNDEAALRLMNASASLMMESFPDIVFGYGFSNEYSFVFQDKTELYQRQESLILSSCTSRFTLFYMMKWKDFFPNKDLVEPPHFEAELLCYPKQKILCDYLSSRQAECHTTNQYNTCFWMLVKSGKSENEAREILKGTLSKDKNELLFQQFHLNYNNEPAVFRKGSCTYRQKVEESADAEGRENTTRERWDVIVAHADMGTEFWRKHPYILRKLDLLGR from the exons ATGGCCAACAGCGAGTACGAGTACGTGAAGAGGGAGTTCGAGCTCGACAGCCTCCTCCCGCCCTCTAATTGGATCGTTGTGCGCATCGACGGCTGCCACTTCCACCG ATTCTCCAAGATACATACCTTTGAGAAACCAAATGATGAGCGTGCTTTAAGATTGATGAACGCCTGTGCCACTTCTATGCTCAAAAAGTTCCCAGACATAGTCTTCGCATATGGCGTCAGTGATGAGTACAG TTTTGTTTTTAGAGAGGAAACTGAATTCTATCAAAGACGAGAAAG TAAAATTCTATCTTTATGTGTTTCCTACTTCACTTCTGTGTACGTGATGAAGTGGAAAGATTTCTTTCCtaataaggagttgaaggagCCTCCATATtttgatggtcgagttgtatgCTATCCAAACTTGAAGACTATCCGTGATTACCTGGCCTGGAGACAAGTGGATT GTCATATAAACAATCAATATAACACCTGCTTCTGGTCGTTAGTGAAGTCTGGGAAAACTGAAAAAGAAGCTCAACAAGCATTGAAG GGGACATTTTCAAAGTACAAGAATGAGTTACTTTCACAACAGTTCCAAATCAATTATGATGATGAACCGGCTATATTCCGAAAAGGGTCTTGCGTTTACCGAGACAAG GTAGAAACAATGGTGAAGACTGATCGTTGTGGAAACCCCATAAAAAGGACACGCTTAGTTATTACAAATGCAAATGTCGATATCATAGGACCCGAGTTTTGGGAAAAACATCCATATATTCTTCGAGAAG AAAAATGTAGGTATGAGAATGTTAAGAAGTTTGACATCAACCATAGGCTTCCACCTTGTAATTGGACTGTCGTTCGCATcgacatttgtaaatttgagCA ATTCTCGTTGATCCATTCATTTGACAAGCCAAATGATGAGGCAGCTCTAAGGTTGATGAATGCTTCTGCTTCTTTGATGATGGAGTCATTCCCTGACATTGTCTTTGGCTATGGTTTTAGCAACGAGTACAG TTTTGTGTTCCAGGATAAGACTGAACTATACCAGCGTCAGGAAAG CTTAATCCTTTCATCATGTACCTCACGTTTCACCTTGTTTTACATGATGAAGTGGAAAGATTTTTTCCCCAACAAGGACTTAGTGGAGCCACCGCACTTTGAGGCAGAACTTCTATGTTACCCAAAACAAAAGATACTTTGTGATTATTTGTCATCGAGACAAGCAGAAT GCCACACCACCAACCAATACAACACATGCTTTTGGATGCTAGTGAAATCTGGCAAAAGTGAAAACGAAGCTCGTGAGATATTAAAG GGAACATTATCAAAGGACAAGAACGAGTTGCTTTTCCAGCAATTTCATTTGAATTACAACAATGAACCAGCTGTGTTTCGGAAGGGTTCATGTACTTACCGGCAAAAG GTGGAAGAATCTGCAGACGCAGAGGGTAGAGAAAATACCACAAGAGAACGGTGGGATGTGATTGTGGCACACGCAGACATGGGGACGGAATTTTGGAGAAAGCAtccttatattttaagaaaattgGATTTATTAGGCCGATAA